A stretch of Haloprofundus halophilus DNA encodes these proteins:
- a CDS encoding nucleoside recognition protein translates to MQSVVQALDPSFLAEVASRVATIAVAIGVGVFLANVAVAFGAVRYITVLAYPLTRPANLPREVGTAILTTTASTTAGYGMLAEFRDSGMLDDRATLVAVTINTFFGFVQHIFTFYAPVLIPILGLRVGLMYVGARAAIALGITLVGILAGALLLSGRNVNSEALPDEIDAPDREARSTPEKLRGAATSTWKKLRRIVPRLAVVYALVTLLVETNSLQALTSVADPLATLVGLPGAAVPVIAVFAFDTTTGAVTIAPQIGGVFTPRQAVATMLLGGIVSFAVSTFKRSIPFQYGIWGASFGSKVVAVNTALKVVFIGVAVAVLLVP, encoded by the coding sequence GTGCAGTCCGTCGTACAGGCGCTCGACCCGTCGTTTCTCGCCGAGGTCGCCTCCCGCGTCGCGACCATCGCCGTCGCCATCGGCGTCGGCGTCTTCCTCGCCAACGTCGCCGTCGCCTTCGGCGCGGTGCGCTACATCACCGTCTTGGCGTATCCGCTGACGAGGCCCGCGAACCTCCCGCGGGAAGTCGGCACGGCGATTCTGACGACCACCGCGTCGACGACGGCGGGGTACGGGATGCTCGCTGAGTTCCGCGACTCGGGGATGTTGGACGACCGCGCGACGCTCGTCGCCGTCACCATCAACACGTTCTTCGGCTTCGTCCAGCACATCTTCACGTTCTACGCGCCGGTGCTGATTCCCATCCTCGGGCTTCGCGTCGGACTCATGTACGTCGGCGCGCGAGCGGCCATCGCGCTCGGCATCACGCTCGTCGGGATTCTGGCGGGCGCGCTGCTGCTGTCGGGACGAAACGTGAACTCCGAGGCGCTGCCCGACGAAATCGACGCGCCGGACCGCGAGGCGCGGTCGACGCCCGAGAAACTCCGCGGAGCGGCGACGAGCACGTGGAAGAAACTCCGCCGCATCGTCCCGCGTCTCGCCGTCGTCTACGCGCTCGTTACGCTGCTCGTAGAGACGAACTCGCTACAGGCGTTGACGAGCGTGGCCGACCCTCTGGCGACGCTCGTCGGTCTTCCGGGCGCGGCGGTGCCCGTCATCGCCGTCTTCGCGTTCGACACGACGACGGGCGCGGTAACCATCGCGCCGCAGATCGGGGGCGTGTTCACGCCGCGACAGGCGGTGGCAACGATGCTTCTCGGCGGCATCGTCTCCTTCGCCGTCTCGACGTTCAAGCGCTCGATTCCCTTCCAGTACGGCATCTGGGGGGCGAGTTTCGGCTCGAAAGTCGTCGCCGTCAACACCGCGCTGAAAGTCGTCTTCATCGGCGTTGCCGTCGCGGTGTTGCTCGTCCCCTGA
- a CDS encoding DMT family transporter produces MNRARTVGLFLLLPLLFGAAFPAIKAGLDYVPPLLFAAGRYLLSALLLLGFAAATSDAWLPRTRDDWVAVFGAGVFFIGGTGLLYLGQQYTTSGVAAIIYSLIPILTPLIAWGLLPHESFSRRYVLGLFVGFVGVALVIQPDPSNLFGESVLGEGLVLLAATSVTLGSVLIRRYQPTMSVVALTGWAMVPGALLQLAFSAAIGESLAAVRPTATAILLLLYLAVVASGVGFAVYFYLLETIGPLEVNLISYLIPVVAVTIGWFFLDEAITTLTLVGFGVIVVGFALLRGEDLAPILRRRLRNRRRPAA; encoded by the coding sequence ATGAACCGCGCGCGGACGGTCGGGTTGTTTCTCCTCCTGCCGCTGCTGTTCGGGGCGGCGTTCCCAGCTATCAAAGCCGGACTCGACTACGTCCCGCCGCTGCTTTTCGCCGCGGGGCGCTACCTGCTGTCGGCGCTCCTGCTTCTCGGCTTCGCCGCCGCGACGAGCGACGCGTGGCTGCCGCGGACGCGAGACGACTGGGTAGCCGTCTTCGGCGCGGGCGTCTTCTTCATCGGCGGTACCGGTCTCCTGTACCTCGGCCAGCAGTACACCACGAGCGGCGTCGCCGCCATCATCTACAGTCTCATCCCGATTCTGACGCCGCTCATCGCGTGGGGGCTGCTACCGCACGAGAGCTTCTCACGGCGGTACGTTCTGGGGCTGTTCGTTGGGTTCGTCGGCGTCGCGCTGGTGATTCAGCCCGACCCGTCGAACCTGTTCGGCGAGTCGGTCCTCGGCGAGGGACTCGTCCTGTTGGCGGCGACGAGCGTGACGCTCGGCAGCGTACTCATCCGCCGCTACCAGCCGACGATGTCCGTCGTCGCGCTCACCGGCTGGGCGATGGTTCCCGGCGCGTTGCTACAGCTGGCGTTCAGCGCCGCCATCGGCGAGTCGCTCGCGGCGGTTCGCCCGACGGCGACGGCCATCTTGCTCCTGCTCTACCTCGCGGTGGTCGCCAGCGGCGTCGGCTTCGCCGTCTACTTCTACCTCCTGGAGACCATCGGGCCGCTGGAAGTGAACCTCATCTCGTATCTCATCCCCGTCGTCGCCGTCACCATCGGGTGGTTCTTCCTCGACGAAGCCATCACGACGCTCACGCTCGTCGGGTTCGGCGTCATCGTCGTCGGGTTCGCGCTCCTGCGCGGCGAGGACCTCGCGCCGATACTGCGTCGGCGACTCCGGAACCGGAGACGTCCGGCCGCGTGA
- a CDS encoding HPP family protein, with the protein MAWRRDKPGPASVHAAALMTVLGLTALVTGRAFLFPSLGPSAYVLATGIGDEDSAPTRVVGGHFIGVVAGMLTYHLLADGLVATQPLDPFSMAGVRLMASATVAVGLTTAVMLATDLRHPPACATTLIVGLGLLTSVEEAVIIMVAIVLLMVVQRGLLAIRRATGPLTVPSDEHTPEASKSKGDRNVADESRAGGEND; encoded by the coding sequence ATGGCTTGGCGGCGGGACAAACCTGGACCGGCGAGCGTCCACGCGGCGGCGCTGATGACCGTTCTCGGGCTGACCGCGCTCGTCACCGGACGGGCGTTTCTCTTCCCGAGTCTCGGACCCTCGGCGTACGTGCTGGCAACCGGCATCGGTGACGAGGACAGCGCCCCGACGCGGGTCGTCGGCGGTCACTTCATCGGCGTCGTCGCCGGGATGCTCACGTATCACCTGTTGGCCGACGGCCTCGTCGCCACCCAACCGCTCGACCCGTTCTCGATGGCCGGCGTCCGGTTGATGGCCAGCGCCACCGTCGCGGTGGGGTTGACGACGGCGGTGATGCTCGCTACCGACCTCCGACATCCGCCGGCGTGCGCGACGACGCTCATCGTCGGCCTCGGGCTGTTGACGAGCGTCGAGGAGGCGGTTATCATCATGGTCGCCATCGTGCTGCTGATGGTCGTCCAGCGGGGGTTGCTGGCCATCCGCCGTGCGACGGGACCGTTGACCGTCCCGTCGGACGAACACACGCCGGAAGCGTCGAAATCGAAGGGCGACCGCAACGTCGCCGACGAGAGTCGCGCCGGCGGAGAGAACGACTGA
- a CDS encoding dodecin family protein has product MTAIKIVKVLGTSEESWQDAAEEAFREANKTIDDISGIEVEDWTAKVENDEIVEYHTTVEVAFPVHGQE; this is encoded by the coding sequence ATGACCGCAATCAAAATAGTGAAAGTGCTCGGCACCTCGGAGGAATCGTGGCAAGACGCCGCCGAGGAGGCGTTCCGAGAGGCGAACAAGACCATCGACGACATCAGCGGCATCGAGGTCGAAGACTGGACCGCAAAAGTCGAGAACGACGAAATCGTCGAGTACCACACGACGGTGGAGGTCGCGTTCCCGGTACACGGCCAAGAGTAG
- a CDS encoding tryptophan--tRNA ligase has protein sequence MPDFTVTPYSVEGEVDYDRLLDQFGADRLTDEQLSTFPQPPHPLLRRGVFYAGRDVDRFTSAASRGETVSVVTGRGPSGPMHLGHVLPFYFAKWLQAETGAYVYVPLSDDEKYFSKDLSFEEIHDHTRENLRDLVAVGFDPERTRFVVDTADADVLYPLAAEFAKEITPATVDATYGDPPNVGLGFYPAMQATHLLLPQLLRGRHPTLVPIAVDQDPHIRVCRDIAGKQRYDVGKPGALLSKFLPRLGGGGGKMSSSGDDPSIYLTDDRETVREKVSKYAFSGGRSDIDEHREKGGDPEVDVAYQLLFSFFESDDETVERLAREYRTGELLSGEMKRYAADRIADFLEAHQSRRPEGGIRESVEPYRLTEDERAKVRPDVFGGV, from the coding sequence ATGCCCGATTTCACCGTCACACCGTACAGCGTCGAGGGCGAGGTCGACTACGACCGCCTCCTCGACCAGTTCGGCGCAGACCGACTGACAGACGAACAGTTATCGACCTTCCCGCAGCCGCCGCACCCCCTGCTCCGCCGCGGCGTGTTCTACGCCGGCCGCGACGTAGACCGGTTCACGAGCGCCGCCAGTCGCGGCGAGACCGTCTCGGTCGTGACCGGCCGAGGACCGTCGGGGCCGATGCATCTCGGCCACGTCCTCCCCTTCTACTTCGCGAAGTGGCTGCAGGCGGAGACGGGCGCGTACGTCTACGTCCCGCTCTCCGACGACGAGAAGTACTTCTCGAAGGACCTCTCCTTCGAGGAGATTCACGACCACACGCGCGAGAATCTCCGCGACCTCGTCGCGGTCGGGTTCGACCCCGAGCGGACGCGCTTCGTCGTCGACACCGCCGACGCCGACGTACTCTACCCGCTCGCCGCCGAGTTCGCCAAGGAGATCACGCCCGCGACGGTCGACGCGACCTACGGCGACCCGCCGAACGTCGGACTGGGGTTCTATCCGGCGATGCAGGCGACGCATCTCCTGTTGCCCCAACTGCTCCGCGGCCGTCACCCGACGCTCGTCCCCATCGCCGTCGACCAGGACCCGCACATCCGCGTCTGCCGCGACATCGCCGGAAAACAGCGCTACGACGTGGGGAAGCCGGGCGCACTACTCTCGAAGTTCCTCCCCCGACTGGGCGGCGGCGGCGGTAAGATGAGCAGTTCGGGCGACGACCCGAGCATCTACCTCACCGACGACCGCGAGACCGTTCGAGAGAAGGTGTCGAAATACGCCTTTTCGGGCGGTCGGTCGGACATCGACGAACACCGAGAGAAGGGCGGCGACCCGGAGGTCGACGTGGCGTACCAACTGCTGTTCTCGTTCTTCGAGTCGGACGACGAGACCGTCGAACGACTCGCGCGCGAGTACCGCACCGGGGAGTTGCTGAGCGGGGAGATGAAGCGGTACGCCGCCGACCGAATCGCCGACTTTCTGGAGGCGCACCAGTCGCGGCGGCCCGAAGGCGGGATTCGAGAGTCCGTCGAACCGTACCGTCTGACCGAGGACGAACGAGCGAAGGTGCGGCCGGACGTGTTCGGCGGAGTGTAG
- a CDS encoding MFS transporter produces MYRRLRSLARFDALVLTALLWFLAKFVRYAFPPLFGTFQAEYGVSNAVVGTAYTALMLVYAVMQFPSGALADRVGAVTVITAGAVVTAVGALALVPSVPFALVVVAMLLVGLGTGVHKTVAVRLLSQVYPAQTGRALGALDTLGAFGGVAAPAAVVALSTGAYTDWHAVFLLGGGVGVALAGAFALRVPKRVPDSRNVAADRGAGVREYAALFRRPRFFVFVLVTVCFSFAYNGVVSFLPLYLEQSAGLSTVTANSIYSVLFVVSLVQLVTGEASDRVGKLPIVGFTLGLASLALVSLVAVGEATVPVLGIIVVALGLGSHGFRPVRGAYLVSVIPDSVAGGGLGAVRTLLMVAGALAPAAVGILSDVADFRVAFSVLAVSMAAAAALTGALVFVGDDADSRAAA; encoded by the coding sequence ATGTATCGCCGTCTGCGTTCGCTCGCCCGCTTCGACGCGCTCGTCCTGACGGCGCTTCTCTGGTTTCTCGCCAAGTTCGTTCGGTACGCGTTCCCGCCGCTTTTCGGCACGTTCCAGGCGGAGTACGGCGTCTCCAACGCCGTCGTCGGCACCGCGTACACGGCGTTGATGCTCGTCTACGCGGTGATGCAGTTCCCCTCGGGTGCGCTCGCCGACCGCGTCGGCGCGGTGACCGTCATCACCGCCGGCGCCGTCGTCACCGCCGTCGGGGCGCTCGCGCTCGTCCCGTCGGTTCCGTTCGCGCTCGTCGTCGTCGCGATGCTGCTCGTCGGCCTCGGTACGGGGGTGCACAAGACCGTCGCGGTCCGCCTGCTCTCGCAGGTGTACCCCGCGCAGACGGGACGAGCGCTCGGCGCTCTCGACACGCTCGGCGCGTTCGGCGGCGTCGCCGCTCCCGCCGCCGTCGTGGCGCTGAGCACCGGCGCGTACACCGACTGGCACGCGGTGTTCCTGCTCGGCGGCGGCGTCGGCGTCGCCCTCGCCGGCGCGTTCGCGCTCCGCGTTCCGAAGCGCGTCCCCGACAGTCGCAACGTCGCCGCCGACCGGGGCGCGGGCGTCCGCGAGTACGCCGCGCTGTTTCGCCGTCCCCGGTTCTTCGTCTTCGTGCTCGTCACGGTCTGTTTCTCCTTCGCGTACAACGGCGTCGTCTCGTTTCTTCCGCTGTATCTCGAACAGAGCGCCGGACTCTCGACGGTCACGGCCAACAGTATCTACAGCGTGCTGTTCGTCGTCAGCCTCGTTCAGCTCGTCACCGGCGAGGCCAGCGACCGGGTCGGTAAACTCCCCATCGTCGGTTTCACCCTCGGCCTCGCGTCGCTCGCGCTCGTCTCGCTCGTCGCCGTCGGCGAGGCGACCGTTCCCGTCCTGGGTATCATCGTCGTCGCGCTCGGCCTCGGTTCGCACGGCTTTCGCCCCGTTCGGGGGGCGTACCTCGTCTCGGTCATCCCCGACAGCGTCGCCGGCGGCGGCCTCGGCGCGGTTCGGACCTTACTGATGGTGGCGGGAGCGCTCGCGCCGGCGGCCGTCGGGATACTCTCGGACGTCGCCGACTTCCGCGTGGCCTTCTCGGTGCTCGCCGTCTCGATGGCCGCCGCGGCGGCGCTGACGGGTGCGCTCGTCTTCGTCGGCGACGACGCCGATAGCCGAGCCGCGGCGTGA
- a CDS encoding RNA-binding domain-containing protein translates to MIYSIDVRIEAPVRPTEVTDRVADAITNLFPNAELEHESGRLVAETHSLDEFSDLLHEQEILDTARREFAKRGDESGFSFALKKQAALKGVVNFAVGNPDELGDIEVHVTVRDPSVDEFVDHVAPPTRDGRPLTD, encoded by the coding sequence ATGATATACAGTATCGACGTCCGCATCGAAGCGCCCGTTCGGCCGACCGAGGTGACGGACCGCGTCGCCGACGCCATCACGAACCTCTTTCCGAACGCGGAGCTCGAACACGAGTCCGGCCGGCTCGTCGCCGAGACGCACTCGCTCGACGAGTTCTCGGACCTCCTGCACGAACAGGAGATTCTCGACACCGCCCGCCGCGAGTTCGCGAAGCGGGGCGACGAGTCGGGCTTCTCGTTCGCGCTGAAGAAACAGGCGGCGCTGAAAGGCGTCGTCAACTTCGCCGTCGGTAACCCCGACGAACTCGGCGACATCGAGGTCCACGTCACCGTTCGCGACCCGAGCGTCGACGAGTTCGTCGACCACGTCGCACCGCCGACGAGAGACGGTCGCCCCCTCACCGACTGA
- the thsA gene encoding thermosome subunit alpha has product MIVLSEDSQRTSGKDAQSMNITAGKAVAESVRTTLGPKGMDKMLVDSSGGVVVTNDGVTILKEMDIDHPAANMIVEVSETQEDEVGDGTTSAVVVAGELLDQAEELLDSDVHATTVAQGYRQAAEKAKEILNEQAIDVSEDDRETLVKIAATAMTGKGAESAKDQLAELVVDAVLAVADEDDIDTENVSVEKVVGGAIDNSELVEGVIVDKERVNDNMPYAVEDANVALFDGALEVKETEIDAEVNVTDPDQLQQFLDQEEKQLREMVDKLVDVGADVVFVGDGIDDMAQHYLAKEGILAVRRAKSGDLKRLARATGGRVVSNVDDIEEDDLGFAGSVAQKDVGGDERIFVEDVEEAKSVTLILRGGTEHVVDEVERAIDDSLGVVRTTLEDGKVLPGGGAPETELALQLRDFADSVGGREQLAIEAFADALEVIPRTLAENAGLDSIDSLVDLRSRHDGGEFGAGLDAYTGDVIDMNEEGVVEPLRVKTQAIESATEAAVMILRIDDVIAAGDLRASTDDGGDDEMPPGGGGMGGMGGMGGMGGAM; this is encoded by the coding sequence ATGATCGTACTCTCGGAGGACAGTCAGCGAACGTCCGGAAAGGACGCGCAGTCGATGAACATCACCGCGGGCAAAGCCGTCGCGGAGTCGGTCCGCACGACACTCGGCCCGAAGGGGATGGACAAGATGCTCGTCGACTCCTCGGGCGGCGTCGTCGTCACGAACGACGGCGTGACCATCCTCAAGGAGATGGACATCGACCACCCCGCGGCGAACATGATCGTCGAAGTCTCCGAGACGCAGGAGGACGAGGTCGGCGACGGTACCACGTCCGCCGTCGTCGTCGCCGGTGAACTCCTCGACCAGGCCGAGGAGCTTCTCGACTCCGACGTCCACGCGACCACCGTCGCGCAGGGCTACCGGCAGGCCGCCGAGAAGGCGAAGGAGATCCTGAACGAGCAGGCAATCGACGTCTCCGAGGACGACCGCGAGACGCTCGTCAAAATCGCCGCGACGGCGATGACGGGTAAGGGCGCAGAGAGCGCCAAAGACCAGCTCGCCGAACTCGTCGTCGACGCCGTGCTCGCCGTCGCCGACGAGGACGACATCGACACCGAGAACGTCAGCGTCGAGAAGGTCGTCGGCGGCGCAATCGACAACTCCGAGCTCGTCGAGGGCGTCATCGTCGACAAGGAACGCGTCAACGACAACATGCCGTACGCGGTCGAAGACGCCAACGTGGCGCTGTTCGACGGCGCGCTCGAAGTGAAGGAGACCGAGATCGACGCCGAGGTCAACGTCACCGACCCCGACCAGCTCCAGCAGTTCCTCGACCAGGAAGAGAAACAGCTGCGCGAGATGGTCGACAAGCTCGTCGACGTCGGCGCCGACGTCGTGTTCGTCGGCGACGGCATCGACGACATGGCCCAGCATTACCTCGCCAAAGAGGGCATTCTGGCGGTGCGCCGCGCCAAGAGCGGCGACCTCAAGCGCCTCGCCCGCGCGACGGGCGGCCGCGTCGTCTCCAACGTCGACGACATCGAGGAGGACGACCTCGGCTTCGCCGGCTCCGTCGCCCAGAAGGACGTCGGCGGCGACGAGCGCATCTTCGTCGAGGACGTCGAAGAGGCCAAGTCCGTGACGCTCATCCTCCGCGGCGGCACCGAACACGTCGTCGACGAGGTCGAGCGCGCTATCGACGACTCCCTCGGCGTCGTCCGCACGACGCTCGAAGACGGGAAAGTGCTGCCCGGCGGCGGCGCTCCCGAGACGGAGCTCGCGCTCCAGCTCCGCGACTTCGCCGACTCCGTCGGCGGCCGCGAGCAGCTCGCCATCGAGGCGTTCGCCGACGCGCTGGAGGTCATCCCGCGCACGCTCGCCGAGAACGCGGGTCTCGACTCCATCGACTCGCTGGTCGACCTGCGCTCCCGGCACGACGGCGGCGAGTTCGGTGCGGGTCTCGACGCCTACACCGGCGACGTCATCGACATGAACGAGGAGGGCGTCGTCGAACCCCTCCGCGTCAAGACGCAGGCCATCGAGTCCGCCACCGAGGCGGCCGTGATGATCCTCCGCATCGACGACGTCATCGCGGCGGGCGACCTCCGCGCCTCGACCGACGACGGCGGCGACGACGAGATGCCGCCGGGCGGCGGTGGCATGGGCGGCATGGGCGGTATGGGCGGCATGGGCGGCGCGATGTGA
- a CDS encoding magnesium transporter, which produces MSVRDVAVEAYREALPVLLLSAVGGLFAGVVLGGMEAELERVAGLIVLVPALLATRGNVYGSLGARLASGLHQGLVEPYFTFSDRRIRNAIVAALANGILVSVFAAVLAYAVLVSLGRPVATLWTLVGIAAIAGVISGLLLTVAVLSVVFYGYRRGMNPDTLAGPVVTTTGDVVGIATMLFAARVVLALGGG; this is translated from the coding sequence ATGTCCGTCCGCGACGTCGCCGTCGAAGCGTACCGCGAGGCGCTACCGGTGCTGCTGTTGAGCGCCGTCGGCGGTCTCTTCGCGGGCGTCGTCCTCGGCGGGATGGAGGCGGAACTCGAACGGGTCGCCGGACTCATCGTCCTCGTCCCGGCGCTTCTGGCGACCCGCGGGAACGTCTACGGGTCGCTCGGCGCTCGCCTCGCCTCCGGCCTCCACCAGGGTCTCGTCGAACCGTACTTCACGTTCTCGGACCGGCGTATCCGCAACGCTATCGTCGCCGCACTCGCCAACGGGATTCTCGTCAGCGTCTTCGCGGCCGTCCTCGCCTACGCCGTGTTGGTCTCTCTCGGCCGACCCGTGGCGACGCTCTGGACGCTCGTCGGCATCGCCGCTATCGCGGGCGTCATCTCCGGACTGTTGCTGACCGTCGCGGTACTGAGCGTCGTCTTCTACGGCTATCGACGGGGGATGAACCCCGACACGCTCGCCGGCCCCGTCGTCACCACTACCGGCGACGTGGTCGGCATCGCGACGATGCTGTTCGCCGCCCGCGTCGTGCTCGCGCTGGGGGGTGGCTGA
- a CDS encoding AIM24 family protein: MDLDNFLETHGPKEGGDVFQRENSKMLDVSLDGSVMAKAGAMVGYTGDISFERKSGGGLTGMLKKKATGEGTVLMQATGSGHLYLADQGKEVQILELDADDEISVNGNDVLAFEESVTWDIKMMNSIAGTSTGGLFNVYLKGPGHVAITTHGEPLVLPTPVSTDPNATVAWSSNVSPSTKRDLNIKSFLGRSSGETFQLQFAGEGGFVVVQPYEEQSPQE, encoded by the coding sequence ATGGATTTGGACAACTTCCTCGAAACGCACGGACCGAAGGAGGGCGGCGACGTCTTCCAGCGCGAGAACTCGAAGATGCTCGACGTCTCGCTGGACGGGAGCGTCATGGCGAAGGCGGGAGCGATGGTCGGCTACACCGGCGATATCTCCTTCGAGCGGAAGTCCGGCGGCGGACTGACGGGCATGCTGAAAAAGAAGGCGACCGGCGAGGGGACCGTGCTGATGCAGGCGACGGGGTCGGGTCACCTCTACCTCGCCGACCAGGGAAAGGAGGTCCAGATTCTCGAACTGGACGCCGACGACGAGATAAGCGTCAACGGCAACGACGTGCTGGCGTTCGAGGAGAGCGTCACGTGGGACATCAAGATGATGAACAGCATCGCCGGTACGTCGACGGGCGGCCTGTTCAACGTCTACCTGAAGGGGCCGGGTCACGTCGCCATCACGACCCACGGCGAACCGCTCGTGCTGCCGACGCCCGTCAGCACCGACCCCAACGCCACCGTCGCCTGGAGCAGCAACGTCTCGCCGAGCACGAAGCGGGACCTGAACATCAAGAGCTTCCTCGGGCGCTCCTCGGGGGAGACGTTCCAACTGCAGTTCGCCGGCGAGGGCGGCTTCGTCGTCGTTCAACCGTACGAGGAGCAGTCGCCACAGGAGTGA
- a CDS encoding KH domain-containing protein, with protein sequence MQHVKVPQDRIGVLIGDGGETMREIESQAEVRLDIDSESGSVAIDSVGDPVTGLVAPDIVQAIGRGFSPEAALSLLNDEMRMFDLIDLDEQTRNKNDLQRQKGRLIGENGRTRELMEELSGADVVIYGSTLGIIGQPEEVEAVRRAAGMLLDGAPHGAVYSFLERKHNELTRGFDVSSD encoded by the coding sequence ATGCAACACGTGAAGGTACCGCAGGACCGCATCGGTGTTCTCATCGGTGACGGCGGCGAGACCATGCGCGAGATCGAGAGTCAGGCGGAGGTCCGCCTCGACATCGATTCCGAGTCCGGGTCGGTCGCCATCGACTCGGTCGGCGACCCCGTCACGGGTCTCGTTGCGCCGGATATCGTCCAGGCCATCGGTCGCGGATTCTCCCCCGAGGCCGCGCTGTCGCTTCTGAACGACGAGATGCGGATGTTCGACCTCATCGACCTCGACGAGCAGACGCGAAACAAGAACGACCTCCAGCGCCAGAAAGGTCGACTCATCGGCGAGAACGGCCGAACGCGCGAACTGATGGAGGAACTCAGCGGCGCGGACGTCGTCATCTACGGCTCGACGCTCGGCATCATCGGCCAACCCGAGGAGGTCGAGGCGGTCCGCCGCGCGGCCGGGATGCTGCTCGACGGCGCACCCCACGGCGCGGTGTACTCGTTCCTCGAACGCAAACACAACGAACTCACCCGCGGATTCGACGTCTCCTCGGACTGA
- a CDS encoding AAA family ATPase, whose protein sequence is MRVIGTVGLPGSGKGEAANVARETGIPVVTMGDVIRTECRARGLDPAEHHGEIAKALREENGPDAVAARSLPLVRDRLENHDAVLVDGIRSGVEVDRFEEAFGDDFYLVSIEAPFEVRAERLSERGRDLGEDDGGEGLRTRDERELGFGMGEAMERADVRIENTDTLEAFRERIQAVVRGETSEASAEGERTR, encoded by the coding sequence ATGAGAGTCATCGGTACCGTCGGCCTGCCCGGCAGCGGGAAAGGCGAGGCCGCGAACGTCGCACGCGAGACTGGAATTCCAGTCGTCACGATGGGCGACGTCATCCGCACCGAGTGCCGCGCCCGCGGCCTCGACCCCGCCGAGCACCACGGCGAGATCGCCAAAGCGCTCCGCGAGGAGAACGGCCCCGACGCCGTCGCCGCGCGGTCGCTGCCGCTCGTCCGAGACCGACTGGAGAACCACGACGCCGTCCTCGTCGACGGCATCCGCTCGGGCGTCGAAGTCGACCGGTTCGAGGAGGCGTTCGGCGACGACTTCTACCTCGTGAGCATCGAAGCGCCGTTCGAGGTGCGCGCCGAGCGTCTCTCCGAGCGCGGCCGCGACCTCGGGGAGGACGACGGCGGCGAAGGGCTTCGCACCCGCGACGAACGCGAACTCGGCTTCGGGATGGGCGAGGCGATGGAACGCGCCGACGTGCGCATCGAGAACACCGACACGCTGGAGGCGTTCCGCGAGCGGATACAGGCGGTCGTCCGCGGTGAGACCTCGGAAGCGAGCGCCGAAGGAGAACGAACGCGATGA
- a CDS encoding YccF domain-containing protein, protein MSDRSLLVRALWFVLVGWWATPLVVNLAWFLTATVVLLPLGIKLTNLVPTVLSLKEPRSRTQPEAARGQRSLLVRAVYFVVVGWWLSWFWANVAAFLAVTIVGLPVAYWMFNRLPYVTSLYRFDG, encoded by the coding sequence ATGAGTGACCGTTCGCTTCTCGTCCGTGCGCTGTGGTTCGTGCTCGTCGGCTGGTGGGCGACGCCGCTCGTGGTCAACCTCGCGTGGTTTCTGACGGCGACGGTCGTCCTCCTGCCGCTGGGCATCAAACTCACGAACCTCGTCCCCACCGTGTTGAGCCTGAAAGAACCCCGCTCGCGCACCCAACCGGAGGCGGCGCGCGGCCAGCGCTCGCTTCTCGTCCGCGCGGTGTACTTCGTGGTCGTCGGCTGGTGGCTGAGTTGGTTCTGGGCGAACGTCGCCGCCTTCTTGGCCGTCACCATCGTCGGTCTGCCGGTCGCGTACTGGATGTTCAATCGGCTTCCGTACGTCACGTCGCTGTACCGCTTCGACGGGTGA
- a CDS encoding magnesium transporter produces MRTMLPVLLVLTAVELASGLVLDTFESTLLRYPSLLVLVPVTIGMAGNLGSILAARLSTAFHLGLLDFAPDDELLLGNAVATIGLSLTLFPLVGAGAWAIQTLVGGAALDFSTVVLVATASGAVLAVLAIVVTLVATYAAYRLELDPDDVVIPVVTNTCDVLGVLVLFGVVLVLV; encoded by the coding sequence ATGCGGACGATGCTCCCCGTCCTCCTCGTGTTGACGGCGGTCGAACTCGCCAGCGGCCTCGTGCTGGACACGTTCGAGTCGACGCTGCTGCGGTACCCGTCGCTTCTCGTGCTCGTGCCCGTCACCATCGGGATGGCGGGTAATCTGGGGAGCATCCTCGCCGCGCGTCTCTCGACGGCGTTCCACCTCGGTCTGCTCGACTTCGCCCCGGACGACGAACTGCTGTTGGGCAACGCCGTCGCTACCATCGGGCTCTCGCTGACGCTGTTTCCGCTCGTCGGCGCGGGCGCGTGGGCGATTCAGACGCTCGTCGGCGGTGCGGCACTGGATTTCTCGACCGTCGTTCTCGTCGCCACCGCCAGCGGGGCCGTGCTCGCGGTGCTCGCCATCGTGGTCACGCTGGTCGCGACGTACGCCGCTTACCGCCTCGAACTCGACCCCGACGACGTGGTCATCCCGGTGGTGACGAACACCTGCGACGTGCTCGGGGTGCTCGTGCTGTTCGGCGTCGTTCTCGTGTTGGTGTGA